GGCGCGCGAGCACCTCGTTGGCCTCCGTGTCCCGGCCCACCCGCTTGAGCAGCCGCGCCTGCTCGGCGAGCACCGCGGGATCCGAGCGCGCATCCTCCGAGCCCCGCAGGGTGTCCACCAGCAGCGCCAGCGCCCGCCGCGTCTGCCCCTCGTGGTCCAGCAGGGTGCAGATGCGCAGCACGGAGTCCAGGTGCCGCGCATCGTCCACCGGCACCCCGCACAGCGCCTCCACCTCGGCGTGCACGTTGCCCAGCTCGCGGTACACCACCGCGGCCTCCAGCGGCCGGCCCAGGCGCGCCAGGCACTGCGCCATGGACTCGCGCGCCCCCAGGCCCCGGTACAGCTCCAGCGCCCGCTCCAGGGCCCCGCCCCGCTCCAGCGCCTCGGCGGCCCGGGCAATGTCCCCCGAGCGCAGGTAGGCCTCCGCGGCCTCCACCTGGTTGCCGCCCTGCTCATATAAGGATGCGGCCTCCGCCTCCGAGCCGCTGCCTTGCAGCAGCCGCGCCGCGCCGTTGAAGTCCCGCGCCCGCCGCAGCACCTCCACCAGCCCCTTGCGCTCCTCGACCGAGGCGGCCATGGCCTCGCGCAGCAGCCGCTCGCGCTGGGCGGCGCTCAGGTCCTCATAGAGCTGCACGGCCGTGTCCACCTCGCCCCGCATGGCGAGCCACTGGACCACCTGGTAGGCGCTTCCACCGGCCATGCCCACCCCCGCCCCATTCTCCAAGATGTCGACCTCCGCCACGGAATGCGCCATGTCGAGTCCCTCGCTGTCCTGAACGGTCGGAGGCCATCTGACCCACACACCTACATCGGCCAACAGGGCAGCAAGCTAGCACAGCCCTTCGCGCGCGGAAGGACATGGCACGGCCCGCGGCCGGCTCAGGACTCGGGCGCGAAGAGGAGGAAGTACTGGTGGGGAAGAAAGCCGTGTGAGGCCGTTTGCCTGTAGCCGGCGGTCCCCAGTTCCTCGCGGACCTGCTCCGGCGCCAGCTTGTGCGCATCCGGCGGGCCCACGGGCTGGCCCTTGCGGTAGTCGATGATGGCCAGGCGCCCGCGCGGCGTGAGCGACGCCTGGAGCTTGCGGAAGTACGCCACCCGGTCCTCGATATGATGGTAGGTGTCCACCACCAGCACCAGGTCCACCGGCTCGGGCAGCTTCGCGTCCCCGGGCTCGCCGAGCACCGGGACGAGGTGGGCCAGCCCCTCGCGCCGGGCCCGCTCGCCCAGGTAGCGCGCCATGTCCGGCTCGATGTCCACGCCGAACACGCGCCCCTGCGGCACGGCCCTCGCCAGCCGCACGGCGAAGTAGCCGGTGGCCGAGCCGAGATCCGCCACCTTCGCATCCGGGGGCAGCGCGAGCGCGGCGATGACCTCGTCCGGCTTCTGCCACGCATCGCGCTCCGGGTCCTCGAAGCGCCCGGCCCACACCTCCGCCTTCTCGAAGCGGTGGGGCATGCCGCCGGCGTGCGCTGGAGCGTGCCCCTCGGGGGAATGATGCCCCGGCGCGGCGTGGGGCTCCCCGGCGGGAGCATGGGCACAGGCGCCCGCGGCGAGCATCATCAGCACAGGGAAGGCTTTCGGCATGGACTCCTCCTGAAGGGACGGGCGGCCATTCTCGGGGTATCCTCGCGGCGGGTCGAGGCAGTCGTTGGTGGGGGCCTTCCGCGATGAAGACACGCTTGTTGCTGCCCTGGGTGGGACTGCTGGCGCTCCCGGCACTCTCCGCCTGGGCACACCTGGGCTTGCCGGAGACCTCCAACGTCACCCTGCGCCGGGAGCACCCGGAGCACATGCTTGTCGGCGCCTCGTTCGGCGCCGTCATCTCGCTCGACAGCGGGCAGTCGTGGCGGTGGATCTGCCCCGAGGGCATGGAGATCGGCGCCTGGCGGCCGGAGCGCTACTTCTGGCTGAAGGGCGGGGACATCCTGGCCGCGACGGGCGGCGCCCTGGTCCGCTCGAGGGATAACGGCTGCACCTGGGCCACGGACCCCTCCTTCAAGGAGACCTGGGTCACGGGCCTCGCCGTGCACCCCACGGACGAGCGCGAGCTGTTCGTCTCCACGGGCAGGCCCACCACCGGCAACAGCCTCTACCGCTCCGAGGATGGGGGCGCGAGCTGGACGCCCCTGCTGCCGCCCAGCCCGGACATCCGCTACTCCGCCATCCACCAGGCCTCCGCCCAGCCCCGCCGCCTCTACGCCTCCGGCCAGCAGGGCCAGGAGATGTTCCTGTCGCGCAGCGACGACGGAGGGCAGAGCTGGACCCGGCTACCGCAGCCCTTCCCCCAGCTCGTGCGCCCCTACAACCTCATCCTGATGCGCGTGAACGAGGCGTCCCCGGACCGGCTCTGGGTGCAGGTGTCCGCGCAGGGCCTCACCCACATCTTCGAGAGCCAGGATGGGGGCGCCACGCTGACGCCGCTGATGGAGCTCCCCGACGTGCTCGTGGGCGTGGAGGCCTCGGCGGACGGCGACACCGTGTGGGCCGCGACCCCCGTCTACCTCTACCGCGCGCGGCAGGGCGAGCCCACCGCCCTCCTGCACCGCCCCGAGGGCAATGCCTGCGCCACGCGGGTGGGGGACACGCTGTACGCGTGCGGCTCGAGCTGGGTGCACACCTGGGCCCTGGCGCGCAGCCAGGACGAGGGCAACACGTGGGAGCCCCTCTTCGGACTCTCCACCCTTCAGGGCGCGCACCAGTGCGCCGAGGGGACGCCCGTCCAGCGGACCTGTCCGCAGCGCTGGCCCCAGCTCGCCGAGCTGTTCGGCGCGCCCGTTCCCCCGCCCCCCGAGCCTCCGCCCACGGACGCGGGCCTCCCCGAGCCCTTGCCCGAGACACCGTCCAAGAAGGGGTGCGGCGCCGCGGCCGGGCCCGCCCTCGTTCCGCTGGTGCTGCTGACCCTCGCCGCGCTCCGGCCCCGCCGGCGGCGCACTTCCTGGAGCCCCTGACCATGACGATGAGCGTTCGCGTTCTGTGGAGTGCCTGCGCGTCTCTGCTGCTGCTCACCTCCGCCTGCGGCGAGGACAGCCAGGTCCCCGCGTGCGGGGAGCCGCTCTATGGCGGCTCCGCCACGGACGAGGCGTGGATGACGATGACGGACGCGGCGAAGAAGCCCAAGGACACCTCGCAAGCGGTGACGGTGGACGCGCCCTCCGAGGGACAAACCTTCGCCGCCGATGCGGCCCCGCCCCGCTTCACCTGGACCCCGCCCATCTCCTCCCGGACGGCGCCCCTCTCGCCGGTCCGCCACGCCCAGGCCCATCCCCGCCGCACGCCGGGGCCGCTGGCGTGGCTGGGCAACCTGCTGATTCCCACCGCCGAGGCGCACCTGCCGCCCTACACGGGCTACATCTATTGGGTGCAGGTGACGATGCCGGGCAGCCAGTGTCCCGTGAACGTGCTCACCTCGGAGCTGGCCTGGCAGGTGGACGCCGGGTCCTGGAAGACGATGGGCACGGCGGCCGGGAAGGACCTCTCGCTCCAGGTGACGAGCGCCTACCTCCTGGAGAACCGCATCAAGGAAGGCCCCTTCCGCCAGGAGACGCCCCGGACGTTCCGCCGGGAGGCCGCCACCCCATGAGCCGCCTCCACCGCGCAGGGCTGCTCCTCGCCTCGCTCGCGCTGGGCGCCTGCCAGCAGGACGACGGCTCGGGGCCGCTGGTGATTCCCGAGCTGGACTACGGCACCGATGCGCCCTGGCACCCGGCCACGCCCCTGCCACCACCGGGCCCGCTGGGGCGCGCCCTCATCACCAACAGCAAGGAGGACACGCTCAGCCTGCTGGACCTGGACACCGTGGGCGCGGCGGACTGGGGCGAGCGGGCCCGCATCCCGGTGGGGCTCAACCCCGTGGAGCTGGAGGGGCCGCACCACGCCGCCGTCTCCCCGGACGGCGCCTTCTACTACGTGGGCATCTCCCACTACGTGGAGGGGGGCAGTGGCGAGGGGCCGCACGGCTCGCACGGCACCGGCACCGTGGATGGCTACAGCCTGAAGATGGATGCGCGCACCCACCGGCTCGTGGGCTCGGTGCGCGTGGACCGCAACCCCGGGGACCTCATCCTCGGCCCCGGCGGCCGGACGCTGTACCAGACCCACTTCGACGTGCTGCGCATCTCCGAGGTGTTCCAGCGGGGTGGCACCGAGCAGGAGATGTCCGCGCGCCTGGCCATCGTCGACACCCAGACGATGAGCCGCCAGGCCATGGTGCCGGTGTGCCCCGCGCCCCACGCGGTCCGCCTCTCGCCGGAGGGCCGCCGTGCGTACATCGCCTGTTACTCGGACGAGGTGGCCGTGGTGGACCTGGTGGCCCCGGACCACCCCGTCACGCGGGTGAAGGTCGCCGCCAACGCGGGCTCCGCCGTCGCCCCGAGGCACGAGCCCTACGCGCTCACCGTCTCCCCCACCACGGGCGGGGTGTGGATCAGCTCCCTGCGGAGCCGCTCGGTGCAGTACCTGGACCCGGAGACGCTCACCGTGGACCCCTCGCGCACCGTCTACCTCGGTGGGCCACCGCTGTTCGGCGCCTTCCGCTCGGACGGGAACCTCCTTTATATGCCCTACCAGCGGGAGGACGCGCTCGCGCTCGTGGACCCCGCCACAGGGACCGTGCTGCGCGAGATTCCCCTGGCCCCCAGCGGGTGCCTCAACGCCCACCAGGTGGAGCTGCTGCCCGGGGGCGCGCTCGGGCTCGTCGTCTGCGAGGGCGACCATGAGGGCCCCGGCACGCTGCACGTGGTGGACCTCCGGGAGGAGAAGGTGGTGAAGACGGTGGAGGTGGGCATCTTCCCGGACTCGGTGGCCCTCCTCCGGGGGGCGCCATGAGGGGGGCCCTCTGGCTGGTGGGGCTGCTGGCCGTGGGCTGCGGCGAGTCCACCGAGCCGGCGGCGGACTTCGGCGAGGCGCTGTTCCAGGACGCCCGGCTCTCGGAGAGCCAGTACAACCGCTTCTCGTGCGCCACGTGCCACGCCCCCACGCCCACGCCCCCGGCGGGACGGGTGCTGGCGGGCCACACCCTGCACAACGCGGCGTTCCGGCCGAGCTGGTGGGGCGGCTACGAGACCCAGCTCCTGGACGCGGTGAACTTCTGCTACGTGCACTTCATGCGCGGCGTGAGCCCGCTGACGCCCGAGGAGCCGAAGTCCCGGGCGCTCTACGAGTACCTCGTGCGCATCAGCCCGGACCCGCAGGCCCCCGCGCTGCCCTTCACCGTGGTGAAGGACATCCGGGAGGTGCCACGCGGCACGGGGAGCCGGGGCGCCGAGGTCTACCGCGCCGCCTGCCAGGACTGCCACGGCGAGCCCCACACCGGCAAAGGGCGCCTCACGGAGCGGGCCTCCGTGCTCCCCGAGGTGGTGCGGGACTACGACACCCTGTTTCCGGGCGTGCCCAAGTCCCTCGTCGTCATCGAGAAGGTCCGCCACGGCCAGTTCTTCGGCGTGGGCGGCAACATGCCGCCCTACAGCCTGGAGGCCCTCTCGGACGAGGACCTGGGGGCGCTGCTTGCCTTCCTGGAGCTGTAGTGGGGGGCCGTGAACGCTCGCGGCCCCAGGGGCTGTGAAAGGGCGGTCATCCCGCTTAACCTGAAGCCCATGAGCTCGCCGCCGGGCACGCAGCTCACGCTCTTCGACGTGCCGGAACTCCCCCCGCTGGAGTCCCGGAAGCTGCCCTCGCGCGCCGAGTCCTTCCCCCAGGCGGCCCGGCTCGCCCGCCAGCTCTCGGAGCGGCTGGGCGCTCCGGTCCACCTCACGCTCACCGACAACCGCGCCACGTTGATCAGCTTCCGCCGCCACGCGCAGGCGGTGCGGCTGCGCGCCCACCACCTCTTCCTGGACGCGCCCGAGGCCGTGGTGCAGGCCATGGCGGACTTCGTGCGGGGCGATGCGGGCGCCCGCTACCGGCTGGAGGACCATGCCCGGCAGCACCAGACGCAGGTGCGGCGCACGCGCCAGCCCGGCGCCCCGCTGAAGGCGCGCGGCCGGTGCTTCGACCTGCGCGCCATCTACCAGCGCCTCAACACCACCTACTTCGACGGGCGTCTCCAGGCGGACATCGGCTGGGCCCGGCGCCCGGGCCAGAAGCGGCGGAAGACCATCCTGCTGGCGGGGTACGACGCCCGGCTGAGGGAGGTGCGCGTGCACCCGGCGCTGGATGAACCCCACGTGCCTGCCTTCGTGGTGGAGGCGGTGGTGTTCCACGCCATGCTGCACCAGCTGTTTCCCGCGGAAGCCGGGGGGGCGCACCCGCCGGAGTTCCACGAGCGCGAGCGGGCGTTCCCCCTGATGGAGGCCGCCCAACGTTGGCAGCGCGAACACCTGCGCTCGCTGTTGAGGAGTTGAACCTCCGGGGGCCCCTGTACCCACGGCCCTTGGCGTCCCAGGGGCAGGCCCATGCATGCTGGGCGGGCATGCGCTACTTCGGCGTGGATGAGGCGAACAGGGTGGTGCCCCTGCTCACCCGGACCTTCGAGAAGGTCCGGCCATGGGTCTCTCGCGCGCAGGAGCTCTCCAAGGAGCTGGAGGCCTTGAAGGGCCAGGGCAAGCGCGATGCCTTCACGGAGACACTTCAGGAGCAGCACGCCCGGCTGCTCGAGCAGATCCGCACCGAGCTCCACCCCCTCCAGGAGATGGGCATCGAGGTGAAGACCGCCGATGGGCTGGTGGACTTCCACGCCCTGCTGGGCGGACGCACCGTCTACCTGTGCTGGCGCTACGGCGAGACGGCCGTGGGCCACTGGCACGAGCTGGACACGGGCTTCGCGGGGCGCCAGCGCATCGAGGACCCCGAGGCCTTCACCCCCACCTACCTGAGCTGAGCGCGCCTCACGGGGTGCCGATGCCCTTGCGCAAGAGCCCCAGCTTGTTGCGCGCCGAAAGAATCTGCTG
This is a stretch of genomic DNA from Stigmatella aurantiaca. It encodes these proteins:
- a CDS encoding WD40/YVTN/BNR-like repeat-containing protein, whose protein sequence is MKTRLLLPWVGLLALPALSAWAHLGLPETSNVTLRREHPEHMLVGASFGAVISLDSGQSWRWICPEGMEIGAWRPERYFWLKGGDILAATGGALVRSRDNGCTWATDPSFKETWVTGLAVHPTDERELFVSTGRPTTGNSLYRSEDGGASWTPLLPPSPDIRYSAIHQASAQPRRLYASGQQGQEMFLSRSDDGGQSWTRLPQPFPQLVRPYNLILMRVNEASPDRLWVQVSAQGLTHIFESQDGGATLTPLMELPDVLVGVEASADGDTVWAATPVYLYRARQGEPTALLHRPEGNACATRVGDTLYACGSSWVHTWALARSQDEGNTWEPLFGLSTLQGAHQCAEGTPVQRTCPQRWPQLAELFGAPVPPPPEPPPTDAGLPEPLPETPSKKGCGAAAGPALVPLVLLTLAALRPRRRRTSWSP
- a CDS encoding YncE family protein, whose amino-acid sequence is MSRLHRAGLLLASLALGACQQDDGSGPLVIPELDYGTDAPWHPATPLPPPGPLGRALITNSKEDTLSLLDLDTVGAADWGERARIPVGLNPVELEGPHHAAVSPDGAFYYVGISHYVEGGSGEGPHGSHGTGTVDGYSLKMDARTHRLVGSVRVDRNPGDLILGPGGRTLYQTHFDVLRISEVFQRGGTEQEMSARLAIVDTQTMSRQAMVPVCPAPHAVRLSPEGRRAYIACYSDEVAVVDLVAPDHPVTRVKVAANAGSAVAPRHEPYALTVSPTTGGVWISSLRSRSVQYLDPETLTVDPSRTVYLGGPPLFGAFRSDGNLLYMPYQREDALALVDPATGTVLREIPLAPSGCLNAHQVELLPGGALGLVVCEGDHEGPGTLHVVDLREEKVVKTVEVGIFPDSVALLRGAP
- a CDS encoding c-type cytochrome, with amino-acid sequence MRGALWLVGLLAVGCGESTEPAADFGEALFQDARLSESQYNRFSCATCHAPTPTPPAGRVLAGHTLHNAAFRPSWWGGYETQLLDAVNFCYVHFMRGVSPLTPEEPKSRALYEYLVRISPDPQAPALPFTVVKDIREVPRGTGSRGAEVYRAACQDCHGEPHTGKGRLTERASVLPEVVRDYDTLFPGVPKSLVVIEKVRHGQFFGVGGNMPPYSLEALSDEDLGALLAFLEL
- a CDS encoding DUF2203 domain-containing protein — protein: MRYFGVDEANRVVPLLTRTFEKVRPWVSRAQELSKELEALKGQGKRDAFTETLQEQHARLLEQIRTELHPLQEMGIEVKTADGLVDFHALLGGRTVYLCWRYGETAVGHWHELDTGFAGRQRIEDPEAFTPTYLS
- a CDS encoding cyclic nucleotide-binding domain-containing protein, whose amino-acid sequence is MAHSVAEVDILENGAGVGMAGGSAYQVVQWLAMRGEVDTAVQLYEDLSAAQRERLLREAMAASVEERKGLVEVLRRARDFNGAARLLQGSGSEAEAASLYEQGGNQVEAAEAYLRSGDIARAAEALERGGALERALELYRGLGARESMAQCLARLGRPLEAAVVYRELGNVHAEVEALCGVPVDDARHLDSVLRICTLLDHEGQTRRALALLVDTLRGSEDARSDPAVLAEQARLLKRVGRDTEANEVLARLPGSSPQPSTVPQVARPASATSGYGYLKAIPIFGELSLDDMKDLYRVAQQVLIPEGATVLEKGTQGSGLFVLLEGTVDVFSGPEQDAKRLNTLGPGAYLGEISLIQDGLTSAQVRARTAVRALRITRAGFQHYLDTHDGAALRIYRLFTRNLAARVRALST
- a CDS encoding class I SAM-dependent methyltransferase, with translation MPKAFPVLMMLAAGACAHAPAGEPHAAPGHHSPEGHAPAHAGGMPHRFEKAEVWAGRFEDPERDAWQKPDEVIAALALPPDAKVADLGSATGYFAVRLARAVPQGRVFGVDIEPDMARYLGERARREGLAHLVPVLGEPGDAKLPEPVDLVLVVDTYHHIEDRVAYFRKLQASLTPRGRLAIIDYRKGQPVGPPDAHKLAPEQVREELGTAGYRQTASHGFLPHQYFLLFAPES